In Rosa rugosa chromosome 4, drRosRugo1.1, whole genome shotgun sequence, the genomic stretch tctttttttatttttttttattgaactaATATATAAGAGATGACTGCTTGCAAGATTGCCAAATACTTTTGGATACAAGTTTTCTTTCAGATGGGTTATTTTATCTCTTACTTGGCAATTGCTCATTTTTTGAATCTCAGATTTGGTTTTCTTCTGTCTTAGGGTCTTGCTTCCAGATCTCCTGAACTTCTTGGTTTTCACCAGGACCTTGTCAACCTGGAACCTGCAACAAAGGTGCCCCATCTGTTTCATGGGTGTTAATTATAGACATTTTAGTTCAATGTTGTTTGAGACAGATCTTGCTTTCATGCAGATACAATTGAAGTCTTTAGCAGAAGAAATGCAAGCTTTAATCAAGGGGTTAGAAAAGCTCAAGCAGGAGCTGGTGGCATCAGAAAATGATGGCCCTGTTTCAGAGGTTTTTCGCAAGGTAtgcagtctttttttttttttttttacctccaCAATGTTTTCAATGCTTTACGAAAGGCCCtatctttttatcttttttagTTCTGCATGGTAGCCTAACATTTTACatttgttttgttctttcttttattgttgaaatttctagaCATTGAAGGAGTTCATTACTGTTGCTGAGACTGAAGTGGCATCTGTGACAAACCTATATTCTGTGGTGGTAATATGCTAATTATGAACTGTCTCGTTGTCACTTGTCTCGGTATGGTTTATTATTCAAATTTATGACATTTACTTTTGGTGGACAGGGTAGAGCAGCTGATCAACTTGCATTATATTTTGGTGAGGATCCTGCACGTTGCCCATTTGAGCAAGGTTAGTTGTGGACGTGATCATTTGTCTTTCAATAACAAAGTTTGATAGTGGTTTAGACTGCTACCTTCAATGTTCAATTGTATGAGATCGTCGTATATTCTTAGGTGTCCCAAGAATTTATGTTTTCATTTGGACATAATACACACTCTTtttatgttgtaattttgaAGCTGACTTCCATTGTGTCTTGTTTGGATAAATGCAGTTACTGTGACTCTCTTAAACTTTGTGAGGTTGTTTAAGAAAGCACACGAAGAGAATTGCAAACAGGCTGAATTGGATAAGAAGAAAGCTGAGAAGGAAGCGGAAATGGAAAAGGCCAAGGGTGTTAACCTTACAAAAAAAGCAACAAAATAGTGTGAAGATTTTAGTCATTCTACCACTGCATGGGACATCGAACTCCTGCCATACAGCAGAGTTCGGCTGCAATATTGCTAACTAGCAGTGGCAAGGGGAATATTGCTTCTAGGACGACCCTGGTCAGAATCATTTTCTCATTACTTGTGCCAGGAAAAGCCCTCCAAGTTGATTTGGCTGACGGGAAAGAGGGACTACTTGCGTCCTGCAGCCTTTGATCTATGCAAGAAGATTAACTGTACATGCTTGACAAGATGTTCAATAGAATGATGGTCAACTGATCAATGATGTTGGATATTATACAGACCGGACTTTGGCACCGCTTTCATTCGACAGCTCTCAATCATTAATTGAGAAGCAACAGTTTCCCTACAGGTTGGATACCAATCAGACCTGGCCCCCTGTGGCATCCTTCTGAGCATAAATTCCTGAAGTCTTGGTTCAGCCTTGGCAATATGGTTCCGGCTTTGATCACTCGAGCTGCTCAGATTCTATGGCACCAGGGAAGATGCCATCGGGATTGTAAAGTAAAGCACGCGTTCCTGCAGTACCACGAAATCATGTACAAATCACTAACCCTCTCCTTAGTTTAGAATTCAATTCATTTTTACTGTAACATAAATTAGTTCCTTTTTTCCTCGTTCCATTGAAATTTTGCATAGGATGACCCCCGTCGTGTTAGATGTTGTATAGGTTTCAGGCTCAGGAGACTAGAAGACTAGTGCAATTGTAAAATAACCAATAGACTTAGAAACTGTTGTTCCTCACTTATGGTTATCGTTTAGTCAAAAGTATACTAATTCATGAAAGTTCAGAATAATACCCGTATGTTCAACAATGTGCTTGCAAAATCAAAATTCTTTCATCAATTCCTTGTATTTTGTATTTTCTTGATTCATTCTTTATGCAATTGTGGATGCTTCGATAGCTGGCAATGCATCTTTCTACGGTCCACCCAAAGATGTGTATTGACTATGTGAGGCACTACGACTGCCTTTCCTTGTTCTGCTTGTATTACTCAGCCAAAGTAATATTATAAAGAGTAGTGTTGGAGATCTTCTCAGAGGAAACCTTCGACGCCTTTGATGAATTTCATACGCCATTATTTCCCGTGCATAAACAATCACGGTTGTTGCTTCCTTGGCTTAGGCAAGGAGCCTCCAAAATTTGCTAAACGACTAATCTCTTTATATCTATGGCATTTTACCTTCTACTGATGTCAGATTTGGTcattcaagttcatttaggagcCAAATGGGACATTACAATGGTCATCGGTATTGGAAATCGtttcattttttattcttcttttgtctGAAGAAATCGTTTCATTTTAGTTCAGtaaaaaaatcataaataaataaaagattgTTGACGATCTTgattatactattattaagagaactagagaaaagagcttatttttcaaaatcaaaCCGCACCGCCCTTACACTTTCGCCTTTGAAAACATGGGTCTATTCCATGCTAGTTTACACAATttcatgaagaagaaaaaatctgaTGTAaacatttcaatttttttttttttttttggctttcaaTTGTTTAATTctcttttctaaaaaaaaaaaaaaaaaaaaagaaatttgcCCATGAGTTTTTTTGTTGGCCAATGGGGCAACGATTGGGTTATGGCGAATTTGGGAACCGTCGGAAGCCTATATAATATTTAATATTGCAGCATAAACAAATGATCATGAATGGCAATGATAAAAGCATACAATAACATCATCCATGACAATGTAATTAGATTATGACCGTTTATCTAAACGACAAAGATTAATTGAACAGAActgaaagtttctatttttatatTCAAAGGTAAAGTTCCAATCTCTTTTTACCTCGAAGCAATTTCATATTTCTCAACCACTCCGGGTACAATTACATTGAAATTTGACCTAAAACTAACTAAAAAGAGCCTATGTATCattcaaaagaagaaaatagaaTTGGAATAATACCCACGGGCAAAGTTTGTGTACAATTTTCGTTTCCTGTTCAAGGTTTGTCCTCTACTTTATGCCTGGAAAGTTGCCTGGTCCTCATTAGTCATCACCAAGCAAAAGAAATTAACTTTGAAGATACAATCATACAAATTTCTTCATGATAATTTGTAATTCCTCTAAAGAATAATGAAATTTTGAATCCCAATCCATTCATGAAACTTCCTTCATCAAAGCAGTCTTCAAATTGGTATATCCACCACTTTCTTCATCAGTGTATTCAACCCAAGAACTTGTCTTGCAGCTTTTGAAGAACTTGAAGCTGACGATTGTGTCAAGAACCACAAGAATTGAGTACAAGTAAGCAATGAAAACTCCCTCCAAAACCATTGAAGATCCAAGCTTTCCTTCAAAATGGTAAGCCCTTACAACCCTGTATTGGAACAATGCCTCAATTGCAGCCAATCCCAAGCTGACAGGTAGAGCCAGAAACAGAGCAGTTGAAGTTCTTCCTCTGATTACTAAACAAGCCTTGAGAATTGTTAGGTAACCCCCACTATTCTCTGTCCCTGACAAGACCAATGCCATGTTGCAAATAATAAGAGCATTGGCAAGAACAATAGAATACAGAACTGCCCcagatgctgataagaagagaaGGGTCTTGGGTGAGTCAGAGAACCCAAATCCCTCAAGAAAATTGAAGGCAATGAATAGGAGAGAAAACACTGTGGCATTTGCTGAGAGGATTAGGAGGGAGTTGCAGAGATGGGTTATGAGAATTGAGGGGTAGAGAGATagtgcagaagagagagaagggttCTTGTGGAAATTGAGGGCTTGGGTTATGGAGGCTTTGGTGATCAGGAGGAAGGTTAGGGTGAAGGGTAGTGTGAAAATAGAGGAAGAGATTGTTTGGGAGAGTTTATGGGTGAGAATTGTGAAGAATTGTGAAGAGGGTGGGAAGCCTGCTGCATCAAAAAGACTCTGGAGGCGGTTGTGGATGGTTGGGAATAGAgatgaggttgaagaagaaggaacaatgGCTTGGGAGATTAGGACTGAAACTGAGAAGGGAAAGGCTATGAGTGCCACAATTGAGGTGAAGTGTTGGTAGTGTTGGAGGAAAGTGTGGATTGATCGTCTGAGAATCTTGGTGGCTTTTCCCATTGCAATTCTTGGGTTGTGTTCTTCTTGCATTGcaagggagagagggagagagtgagagagagagagagagggagaggattgGTATGAAATGAGGGATGTTTAGCCAATTGGGTATTATATTTGAAGTGGGTTTCTTAATGACTTCCAATTTAAATTAATTgggtctctttctttctctaatGGTTGGTTAGATAGACGAGATTAGGGAGGTTGGGTGTATTGGATGCTTGGGACAGGCCAACAACTAAAAAACTAACCAATTTTACAGAGGTGGAGACCGTGGAGTTGTTTTGACCTTATTAGGTGAGCTTTGTTTTCATCAAAGGAACTCTTTGGATTCTATTGTGTTCATCTTTGTAATTTCCAAATCTCCAACAATGTGATGTAGTTTTTGGGTAAAGGGCAACACCATTGCTTTTGCTGCTCCGAAGTGTGTGTGCCTGCTTTTGGATTTTGCTTCTAGATCACCTAATCTGATACttcctttgctttttttttttcttcttcttttttgttgcaTGATGATGGAATTAAGAGTTTATGCTTCTCATGAGAAAAATAGTGGGCTCCTACATCCCTTCAATCTTAAGATTAAGGTATTTACTTTCGgttttgattaattttggtaTATTGAGCTGGTTTATAATGATTAACACAGCTGACATTTGAGATGTTTTTCACTTTTAGGACTCCTCTAAGAAGGGTGAACACAGTTTGCCAAACTCATCTCATACAATATTGGTGATGTAACCAACTCTTGACCATGAGCTCCTAATCCTCTATCCATCTATGTTTTTGAACTCTAATTTGAATCTTTATTCAAATCAGCTCCTCGATGACAATTGTGTACAAATTTACCAGAATTACATAGCATTTTATCAAcattcaacttcttttttcaacAGTCGAATCTCAAACAGGCTCTATTAACAGACATGTTTTCACCAACGGATCGAGGATCCATGTATTGGAGGAACAAAGTACGTACATACAGTACTGTAGAAATGATCAATGAAACAGGGTAGTTTGTATTCATGATTGAGGAGGTAATGGAAATTAGTGACTGAAATTTCAAGATAAATGTAGTTTGCAATTCACGCCACTGAAAGTAGGGCCTCTTTCTTAATTTGTAGTGTTTCACGTGGCATGCAAGAGTGAGTATGAATATATGATTCTTAGCTTCCAAGATagttaataataataactaCGAACGACagaaattgattttgaaatgtGGGAATTTTTAAAAATACAAATTATAGATGGGTTACCTTCTTATTCTATCAACAATTATCTaggaaaataattaattagaacaCCATCATCATTTGTTGAACTGTTATCATCACCGTTCATGCTGCATTAAAAACTTTCAATTCGCATCCATCAATTGATTAATTAGGGTTCCATCAATCTCATTCCTTTGAAGTATACAAGTAAAGTAACATAAATTTACTAAATAAAGTgatgaaatttgctaaattaaAGTTCGTTTTGCtcattaattttaatcatgtttATATTTAATAATATTCCCGATGTAGAATAACAATAACTACATTTGTTTTATTCGGAGAGATGGAAATGTGAGAGTTGAATTCTTACTATTATTAGTGTGCAGGACATGACGACTGTAATGTCATTCCTGTCTTCCTCCGATTTACCACCGACATGTTGCTCAGGATTATTCCAAGCTCGATCAATAATGTGTTCTATTCTATTAGTGATCATAGAAGTTTTACCTTATTAATTTGTTTAACTTTTGACATACTATGATCATAATAATGCTACATATCATAATACCAAATTGTTGTTCCTCATGTATATTGCAATTTATAATACGACTTGAGGTATAGGTCAGGTGGGGAACCCTATTACCTAATAAGGTCCAAAAAAGTGGATGAGTTATCACCATTCATATCACAGAGTTGGTGCGCAGACTTTTGACCTCGATCATGGATTGGAATTCTGCCTACACTGGTTAGGGAGTTCTGCATATATCATACACGATCGATGTGGCATTTCCCATTCATCAGTATACTTGGGTTTAAAGGAATACAAAATGATATCAGCTGGGCTTTCCAACTTGCTTCTTCTGGTGAACTGTCTATGTTTTTGGTAACCTTCCAACTGAAAGAGAAGACAAATATTTATAGCATAAGTGATTGCTATGGCCTATGAGTCTTGAGTTATGTAACAAAGTTAATCTACACTAACTACAAACGATCATACATCTCCCTAAAATGCTAAGAAAAGTAATTGATTGCATTCCTATCTAAATTCTAAAACTTTAAATTATGAAGCCTAAATTAGTTTAtgggtggttctattcagacctcttTATTTACCTTTTGGACCTCTctatatttttggaaattttaaaaTCCTAATTTATCCttatcattgaaaaaaaaaactctcaagagtttttctattagaacctccaaatttactcacttgacctccttgctttttacacctcttattaaattttcaaatactaaatttactcactaaacctcactcaagttcctgaaataacctcactcatataatttgcaaacaaaccaTCATTAATTACATACTCATTCCTTAACTAGattacataaatctcttatccaataaaaaagaaaaacacaaagtattgggctttaaaaattaatttttaataaaaaaaattgtttttttttttacttttttttttcacttgtagatgtgcaaaaaaaaaatgaagagtaatttttcttaatgtttaattattttctctattttctgtacctcatgattaattatttaatagttttttagattttctttttttttcaaatataatagatagactaggatttaggtcataatatgatttcttttgttatccctcaccaatatgcgttcaacctATATGATGATAGGAacttttatgtcacatgatcttgattatagttttaaatcttattaaatatatataaatgcgttaatgagtatgtagtgaaattggaaaataaaaatagataagaaaaataataaagaatgtaatataatattattgaattggaaagtatagagaaattaaatataattttttttgggtataattattgtccttaatagtcattttataagaggttatatatttcatttaataattcataatagagtgaggtcaactgagcagatttggaggtcccaatagaaacgcTCAACTCTCAAAGTTCCCAATCCAGCAAGATCTTGACGGCAATCTCTCCTCTACCGCTCTTAACATCGCTGTCAAAACAAATTACAATATATAGATAGATGAGTGGTGGAGAAAATTGAAGGTATTTCAAGTCGAAGGCATGATTCTTGTtcataagagcatctccaacaattgagtcaaaagccaaagtcatttgCAAAATTTGGCTCCCCTAGTGTCATCCctattcattcatattttgCATTTCCaacattttttagtcaaaagtCAAAGTCATTTCATAAATTCATCACATGCTGCTGGGGCCCACCTCAATTCATGCCACACCACATATGGCTTTCGTTCTACAATGTGTAGTCATTTTGACTCCCCTTTTGGCTCAAAAGCCAAAATGACTCTATCTTGGCTATTGTTGGAGATGGTGGATTTTGATTGGGGGagccattttggcttttgactccatggttggagttgctctaattaCTTTACTTAATTAGATAGAAACATATCAAATACTTCCAATGGGGTTATGTTTGTGATGTTAAGATAATGAGAAAATGATGGGTCATAACCAAATGCTGATagaaacaaatcaaatcatGATTAAAGCAAATGAACATATAGATAATGAGAACCTTCATAACCAAACGCCAATTAAACCCAGCAACCCCATTGTGGTTCATAACCAAGTGATCTTCAACCTTGATCTTCTGCCTAAAATTTTCCCATTGACATCTTCAGGAATTCACCATCATTATCGATCATAACGTGAAATTAGAGACGGTGTTAGAGATTGGGATGGGGTCATTGGTGGAGATTAGAGGTGTGAAGTGGGGAAAATGAGGTGTAGAGAGAAAAAATATTATGggcaaaattaaaaatttggtCATCAAAAATATCAAAGGAGGTCTCTTTTTAAAATAAGGAGGTCTGACTATAACCACTCTTACTTTATTCTTGGTctatctattaaaaaaaaaaaaactagcgaCGTACAAAAAAGTAACGCTATTATTAATAGCTAAAATATATAGCAAGCAGCTTTATAGTTTAGGGTTTTGTGGTTGCAACTATTTAagatttcttttattctttctaTGAACGACAAAAAGcataataattataaaaaacaCCCTAGCTAATAGGGATTCAACTGTATATAAACTCTACAATAATTGAAACCCGGCCTAGACTTTCCTACAGAAATCATTGCTTAAGTTGAACAatcttaattagttaattaatcaaGAACACACATTGTAGGCATTTAGGTGTGAATAATTTCATTATTTTTGTGATTCCATTTCATTTTCGTAGAGCTGTTTCATCCACCAAACAATAAGTCACAGCACTTTCATAATTTCATTATGTTCTTGTATATATGGGTtgtcatttttttctttttggtcggAATGTGGGTTGTCGATCACTTGCAAACAGCAAGACAAATTCTTTTCAGCCCTATATTGAGCACTGATTCTTCAATAATAGAACCTCTGCAACTCATATTATTATCATCAAATGATTAATGTTGTGCATGCAAATGAAGAAGGTGGA encodes the following:
- the LOC133744144 gene encoding uncharacterized protein LOC133744144 — encoded protein: MQEEHNPRIAMGKATKILRRSIHTFLQHYQHFTSIVALIAFPFSVSVLISQAIVPSSSTSSLFPTIHNRLQSLFDAAGFPPSSQFFTILTHKLSQTISSSIFTLPFTLTFLLITKASITQALNFHKNPSLSSALSLYPSILITHLCNSLLILSANATVFSLLFIAFNFLEGFGFSDSPKTLLFLSASGAVLYSIVLANALIICNMALVLSGTENSGGYLTILKACLVIRGRTSTALFLALPVSLGLAAIEALFQYRVVRAYHFEGKLGSSMVLEGVFIAYLYSILVVLDTIVSFKFFKSCKTSSWVEYTDEESGGYTNLKTALMKEVS